A segment of the Aliidongia dinghuensis genome:
TCCGCCGCCATCGCCAATGTCATCGGGTCCGGCCGCGCGCCGCCACCGGCAGCGTCTCGATCCGCTCGCCGCCGCGCATCGTCACCACCTCGTCGTGCAGGTTGGTCACGACGCAGACATGGTTCGGCACGACGCGCACGCGCTCGCCGATCGCCGGCTTCCGTGCGGAGTGCGAGAGATCGAGGATGCCGTGCTCCTCGTTCAGCCGCTCGATGATCGCGTCCGGGTATTCGAGGATCAGGCCGTAGCCCTCGCCGACCGACGGCGCCACCCGGTCGCTGGTCAGGCTCTTCGAGCCGGCGTCGATGATGGCGCGCGTCTCGGTCGGGCGGCTCACCACCGTCGCATGCAGGTGCAGCGCGCATTCGTCGAGCGTGGCGGCGCCGGCGCCGACCGTCGCCCGGTCATGGTAGATGTAGGTGCCGACGCGCAGCTCGGTCAGGCCTTCGATCTCGTGCTGAGCCCAAGCGTTAGGCGTGCCGCCGCCGGATACGGTCTTGATCTCGATGCCGGCGCCGCCCAGCCGCTGCTTCGCCGCGGCGACGAAGCGCGCGGTCTCGGCCGAGCTCGGATAGGTCATGAGCCCGTCGAAGCGGAGGCCTTGAGCCGCGCGGATCGCCTCCGCCAGGGCCAGCGCCTCGTCGACCGAGGTGACGCCGGTGCGCTTGCCGCCGGAATCGAACTCGATCAGCACGCCGATCTCCGTACCCGCCTCGCGCGCGGCCGCAGCGGCGGTGTCGAGCGCCACGGGATTGTCGACGGCGACCCGCATGGTGACGCGCTTTGCGAGTGCCGCGAGCCGGGCGGCCTTGGCCGGCCCGATCAGCGGATAGGACAGGAGGATGTCGGAGAGGCCCGCATCGGCCATCACCTCGGCCTCGCCCAGCTTCTGGCAGGTGATGCCGGCCGCCCCCAGTTCCATCTGCCGCCGGGCGAAGACCGGCAGCTTGTGCGTCTTGATGTGCGGCCGAAGCTTCAAGCCATGCCGGTCGCAATAGGCCTGCATCTTGACGAGGTTATGTTCGACCCGGTCGAGGTCGATCACCGGCACTGGGGTTTCGAGCTGGTCGATCTTCATTCCGATATCTCCCTCCCCGTCATCCCCCGGGCGGAAACCAGAGTTTCCGCCTAGGCGGGGATCCAGGGCAAGCGACGGGTTGCCAACCATTGCGGCAACCCTGGATTCCCGCCTACGCGGGAATGACGGTAATAACTACCGCCCCTACTTCGTCGGCAGCGCCGCGACGCAGTCGATCTCGACGTGGATGCCGTGCAGCTGGCAGCCGATCGTGGTCCTGGCCGGCGGCTCGGTCTTGAAGAACTCGATATAGACCTCGTTGTACTCCTTGAAGCGGGTGAGGTCGGCCAGATAGGCGTTGATCTTGACCACGTCTTTGAGGCTGGCGCCGACGCCGGCGAGGATGGTCTCGATGTTGCGGATCGTCTGGCGCACCTGCTCGGCGAAATTGTCCGACATGACGCCGGTCTTGGGGTCGACCGGGCCCTGGCCCGAGACATAGACGAAGCCATTCGCGGTAACGGCGTGGGAATATTGGCCTGCCGCCTTGGCGGCGCCCTCAACGATATGAGCCTTACGCATCAAATCTCTCTCCTCGAAATGATTTTCAGTGTCGTCCGAGCACACGGCCCGGACGGAGGCCGGTCGGTTTCCCGTCGGCAAGAATCGTCTCGCCCGCGACCCAGACGCGGTCGATGCCGGAGGCGAGTTCGGTCGGGCTGTCAAAGCTCGCGAGGTCGGCGAGATCTGGCTCAAACAGCACGAGGTCGGCGGCGAGGCCCGGGCGCACGAGGCCGCGGTCCATGAGGCCGAAGCGCTGGGCCGCGATCGAGGTCATGCGGCGCACGGCGTCCTCGAGGCCGAGCCAGCCCTCGTCGCGCGACAATTTGCCGAGCACGCGCGGAAACGTGCCGTAGGCGCGCGGATGCGGCCTGGTGCCCGGGCGCGGCAGGCTGTCGGAGCCCACCATGTGCAGGGGATGGGTGAAGGCCGCGCGCAGGTCCGCCTCGCCCAGCTGGAACATGACGATCGTCGTCCGGCCCTGGTCGCGCGTGACGAGGTCGGCCAGGAAGTCGAACGGCTCCAGGCCGGCCTCGGCCGCGGCCGCGTCCATCGCCTTGCCCTCGAAGCGCTTCAACTCGGGCAGCTCGACGCCGGCGATCCGGACGTTGTTCCAGCCGATGAGCTTGACCTTGGACGGCCAGGTGCCGTTGCGCCCGTCGCCCTCCTCGACCGCCTGGCGCAGGCCGGCGCGCTCGACCGGATCCTTAAGCCGGCCGATCAGCGCGTCGATGCCGCCCGACTGGGCCGTGGGCGGCAGGAGCTGCAGGATCGTGCTGCTGCCGGCCGGATAGGGATACATGTCGAAGCTGACGTCGATGCCGTCCGCGCGCGCCGCCTCGAGCCGCTTGATCGCCCGGCCAACGCCGCCCCAGTTCGGCTTGCCGGCCGCCTGGAGATGGGACAACAGGCCCGCGGTGCCCGAGCGCTTCAGGAGGTCCAGGAACTCGTCGACCGCCGGGATCAGCGACGCCTCGTAGCTGCGAACATGGGCGGCAAGCACGCCGTGATGCTCGGCGACCGTTTCGGCGAGCGCCACGAGCTCCGCGGTGTTGGCAAAGGCGCTCGGCGGATAGACCAGCCCCAGCGACAGGCCCGCGGCACCGGCCGCGAGATCGCGGGCGAGCAGGCGCCGCATCTGGGATAGCTCCGCCGCGGTCGGCGCCCGCTCGTCATAGCCCATGACCGCGATGCGGAGCGCGCCGTGGCCGACGAGCGAGACCAGGTTGAGCGCGATGCCGTTCGCCTCGAGTGCCTCTTTGTAGGCGGCGAAATCGCCGAAGGTTTCGGCCTCCGCCGTTTCGCCCAGGAGCGCGCCGAAATGGCCGCGCAGCGCATCCACCGAGGCCGCTGCCCTTGGATAGAGCGAGAAGCTGCAATTGCCGACGACGATCGTCGTGACGCCTTGGATCGCCTTTTCCAGCCGCTCCGGCTCGCGCAGGAACATGAGGTCGTCGTGGGTATGGGCGTCGATGAAGCCGGGGGCGAGATAGCGCCCGTCGGCATCCAGCACCTGGGCGCCATCCGTCGGCAGCTGGGCGCCGACCGCGGCGATCCGGCCCTGGGCGACGCGCACGTCGCCCAGGAACCAGGGGGCGCCGCTGCCGTCGATGATCCGCGCGCCGCGGATCAGAAGATCTCTCGTCATGGATGCCTCACATCAGGCGCTGGATTTTCGGATCGAGCGCGTCGCGCAACCCGTCGCCCAGGATCTGCAGCGACAGCACCGTGAGCACGATCGCGAGGCCCGGGGCGAGGATCAGCCAGTCGGCCTGGTTCATGTACTGCTGCGCGCCGGCGATCATGTTGCCCCAGGTGGGCGTGGTCGGCGGCACGCCGGCGCCGAGGAAGGAGAGCGCCGCCTCGGTCAGGATCGCCGTCGCGAAGATGAAGGTCGCCTGGACGAGAAGCGGCGAGATCAGGTTCGGCAGCAGATGCACCAGCATGATGCGCAGGTCCGAGGCGCCGAGCGCCTGCGCCGCCTCGACGAACTGCAGCTCGCGCAGCACGAGCGTCGCCCCGCGCACGACGCGCGCCACCCGCGGCGTATAGACGATGCCCAAGGCCAGCACGACGTTGAACAGCGACGGGCCGAGACCAGCCAGGAGTGCTATCGCCAAGAGGATGTCCGGGAAAGCCATGAGCGCGTCGGTGAAGCGCATCAGCGCCGTGTCGAGCTTGCGCACATAGCCCGCGAAGAGACCCAGCGCCGTGCCGAGCACGCTCGCCAGCACGACGACCATGGCGCCGACCGCGAGCGACAGGCGCGCGCCATAAAGCGTGCGGGTCAGCACGTCACGGCCGAAATCGTCGGTGCCGAACCAATGCAGCCCGACCGGCGGCTTCAGGCGGTGGGCGATGTCCATCTTGGTCGGCGCATAGGGCGCGATCCAGGGTGCCAGGATCGCAGAGCCGACGATGACGACGATCAGCGCCAAGGCCACGACCACGATGCGCCGGCGGACGAGACGCTTCAGCAGAAGGGCGGCGGGAGAGCGACCAGCCACGGCTACGCTCCTTCCCCGTCATTCCCGCGCACGCGGGAATCCAGGGTTGCCGCAATGGCTGGCAGCCCGTCGCTTGCCCTGGATCCCCGCCTGCGCGGGGATGACGGATAGAAGAGGTACAAGCAGAGAGTCATCAGTACCGCACCCGCGGGTCGACGACGGCGTAGAGCAGGTCGACCGCCAAGTTGATGAGCACATAGAGGCCCGAGATGATGAGCAGCGCGCCCTGGATCACCGGGTAGTCGCGCCGGAGCACGGCCGAGACGATCAGGTTGCCGACACCGGGCAGGCCGAACACGGTCTCGGTCACGATGGCGCCGCCGATCAGCGTCGCGATGGTAAGGCCGATCACGGTCAGCACCGGGATGAGCGCGTTGCGGAACGCGTGCTTGACGATGACGGCGCCGGGCCCAAGCCCTTTGGCCTTGGCCGTGCGCACATAATCTTCGTGCAGCACGTCGAGCATGCTGGTTCGGGTGAAGCGGATGATGAGCGCCGAATTGGGCAGGCCCAGTGCCACCGCCGGCAGCACCAGGTGATGGAGGCGCGCACCGAGGGCGGCCCCTGGATCGCCGTAGCCCGCGACCGGGAACCAGCCGAGCCGGACCGCGAAATATTCGATCAGCGTCAGGCCGACCCAGAAACTCGGCAGGCTCGCGGCCAGCATGGAGACCGCCGTCACCGCCTGGTCGAGCAGGGTGCCACGCCGGACCGCGGCCAGCACGCCGACCGGCACGCCGATCAGGACCGCGATCATGACCGACATGCCGGTG
Coding sequences within it:
- a CDS encoding alanine racemase; this encodes MKIDQLETPVPVIDLDRVEHNLVKMQAYCDRHGLKLRPHIKTHKLPVFARRQMELGAAGITCQKLGEAEVMADAGLSDILLSYPLIGPAKAARLAALAKRVTMRVAVDNPVALDTAAAAAREAGTEIGVLIEFDSGGKRTGVTSVDEALALAEAIRAAQGLRFDGLMTYPSSAETARFVAAAKQRLGGAGIEIKTVSGGGTPNAWAQHEIEGLTELRVGTYIYHDRATVGAGAATLDECALHLHATVVSRPTETRAIIDAGSKSLTSDRVAPSVGEGYGLILEYPDAIIERLNEEHGILDLSHSARKPAIGERVRVVPNHVCVVTNLHDEVVTMRGGERIETLPVAARGRTR
- a CDS encoding RidA family protein, producing MRKAHIVEGAAKAAGQYSHAVTANGFVYVSGQGPVDPKTGVMSDNFAEQVRQTIRNIETILAGVGASLKDVVKINAYLADLTRFKEYNEVYIEFFKTEPPARTTIGCQLHGIHVEIDCVAALPTK
- a CDS encoding N-acyl-D-amino-acid deacylase family protein, with product MTRDLLIRGARIIDGSGAPWFLGDVRVAQGRIAAVGAQLPTDGAQVLDADGRYLAPGFIDAHTHDDLMFLREPERLEKAIQGVTTIVVGNCSFSLYPRAAASVDALRGHFGALLGETAEAETFGDFAAYKEALEANGIALNLVSLVGHGALRIAVMGYDERAPTAAELSQMRRLLARDLAAGAAGLSLGLVYPPSAFANTAELVALAETVAEHHGVLAAHVRSYEASLIPAVDEFLDLLKRSGTAGLLSHLQAAGKPNWGGVGRAIKRLEAARADGIDVSFDMYPYPAGSSTILQLLPPTAQSGGIDALIGRLKDPVERAGLRQAVEEGDGRNGTWPSKVKLIGWNNVRIAGVELPELKRFEGKAMDAAAAEAGLEPFDFLADLVTRDQGRTTIVMFQLGEADLRAAFTHPLHMVGSDSLPRPGTRPHPRAYGTFPRVLGKLSRDEGWLGLEDAVRRMTSIAAQRFGLMDRGLVRPGLAADLVLFEPDLADLASFDSPTELASGIDRVWVAGETILADGKPTGLRPGRVLGRH
- a CDS encoding ABC transporter permease, which translates into the protein MAGRSPAALLLKRLVRRRIVVVALALIVVIVGSAILAPWIAPYAPTKMDIAHRLKPPVGLHWFGTDDFGRDVLTRTLYGARLSLAVGAMVVVLASVLGTALGLFAGYVRKLDTALMRFTDALMAFPDILLAIALLAGLGPSLFNVVLALGIVYTPRVARVVRGATLVLRELQFVEAAQALGASDLRIMLVHLLPNLISPLLVQATFIFATAILTEAALSFLGAGVPPTTPTWGNMIAGAQQYMNQADWLILAPGLAIVLTVLSLQILGDGLRDALDPKIQRLM
- a CDS encoding ABC transporter permease — translated: MTAYLSRRFAGMAVVMLMVAAIVFVIARVVPGDPAAVMLGSNATPADVAALRAQLGLDRPLPVQFVLYLRDILSFDLGNSIFLNRPVIDALLDRAELTSWLTGMSVMIAVLIGVPVGVLAAVRRGTLLDQAVTAVSMLAASLPSFWVGLTLIEYFAVRLGWFPVAGYGDPGAALGARLHHLVLPAVALGLPNSALIIRFTRTSMLDVLHEDYVRTAKAKGLGPGAVIVKHAFRNALIPVLTVIGLTIATLIGGAIVTETVFGLPGVGNLIVSAVLRRDYPVIQGALLIISGLYVLINLAVDLLYAVVDPRVRY